CGACTGGCTATCTCCTCTGCTAGCTCCTCATTATACACATGAGAAGTCATATTACGATCATGGAGCATTAGAATCCATTGATCTTCATCCTCTATCAACTTTTGAGCATAGGCTTCCTTAATAACCGCCTTAGGAGAGTTTCTATCTACCAATCCAATAGATTCTAAATACTCTTTTGTTGTCTTCCATGAAAGCTCATAGGTAAATTCAAATCTCTGAATTAATCCGTCACGGACAACATCGGTGGCTCCAGCTTGTTGAAACTCCTTGACCGCTTCTCTGAGCCTTTGAAGAGCCTTATAAAAATTTGTTAGCTTGACTTCAAATTTACTCATGTAATGACACACCCTCCTTCTCTATACTTTTAAGCAATTCTTTATCTGTTTGCTCATTAATAAATACGACATCTATTTTCTTCAACGTCTCTATATCTTCCAAGTCCATATAAAATAAAGCTTTTTCCTTGGCATTTAGTGTATTTTGAAAAACGGCAATATCATAATCACTTACAGCAGAATGATCGCCTCTAGCACGAGAACCGAATAAGACTATATCCTCCTTTATGCCATATCTTCGGGCTACAGCACAGATTTCCTTTAATACGGTATCTTCCATAGTAACTCGCTCCTTTCTTTAATTATTCTACCCTTAGCTTACACTTCCTCCTACGTTGCTTTGAACAAGTTAAAAAAAGCCCACACCTAGATAGGTGCAGGCTAATTTAGTTATCTATACAACTCGTTAAAAATCCGATACATCACCACAGCGGCCTCAGCTCGTGTAGATAGCTCATCCGCCTCAAAACGGTTTCCTGATCGTCCTTGCATCACACCAGCTTCCACAACCGTACTTATTCCAGCTTCAGCCCAATCCTTAAAGCTAGCACGATCATTAAAGCTTTGTAAAGCTACCGTTCCACCTTGCTGAACGCCAAGCTCTTGTAACGCTCTAGCTAGGATCGTAGCCATCTCACCTCGTGTAATGGGCTGTGCAGGTGCAAATTGTGACTCTGTATAGCCTGTAACCCATTGTTTAGCTACAGCCGTTTGAATCACATCATAATGCCACTCTGTGGATTCGACATCTGAGAAGAAAGCTCTGCTTCTCTCTTCCTGACCCAAATCTATACCCAATGTCCTAACTAGGAGTGCTGTAAATTCTGCACGTGTGATCGGAGCGTTAGGATCAAAGAGTAGATCTGTTTTCCCGAAGATGATATTCTTCGAGCCTAGCACTTCAATCTCATGTATCGCCCAAGGGAAGCTCCCTGCTGTTACATCGCTATAGGATGTGTCATTCCCCATAAGCATATATCTACTAAAGCTATGCAGCTCCGTTACAATCTGATCATCTACTAATCTTCCACCACGGAATTGCGCGGAACGATTATTAATAATCTTATGGAGGCTTAGTTTTTCTTTGCTAAGCTCACCCGTGTCAATATCTTCTACTGGTATCGTAATGATCAAAGGCTCTTGGAATCTATCGATTTGTACTCTGAGACCATTCTCATCTAAGATATCGAAATCATAGTAGACTCCAAACGGCTGCAAGGATTCATTTAGACGTAGGCGCTCTAGTAATTCAGCTGTCGCTTCCTCTGTTGCTTCCCTGACACGTATGGATGCATTTTCTAAGCCTATGGCTCCAGCTGGAATTGTTAGCGTTAGACCACTCTCAAGCTCAATGACCGTTTCTTCATTTGCCTTGATCTCTGTTCTAACTTGATCCGCTACTCCTTGTGGTAATTGAGGCTGTGGAGTAATGTACTCCGGCTCAAAATAATCTTCCTCTTCGGGCCATTCTGGTGTTTCTGGTTCCTCAGGAACTTCTGGCTCTTCAGGTTCCTCTGGTGTTTCCGGTTCTTCAGGAACTTCAGGCTCCTCAGAACCCTCCTCTCTTACTGTAACAAAGTAGGAGAGTGAATCATGTATACTTTCTACCTCATTCTGATAGGAAATGATAATCTCAGCTTCTCCTTCAGCTAAAGCTGTTACACTTCCTTCCTCAATCACCACTATATCTTCACTAAGAACTTCAAATTGCACGTCAGATGTAATGTTTCTTGAAGTATCATTTGAATAATTCGCTAATACGGTGATGTCCCGAGTCTCTCCAACTTCCAATGAAAGCTGACTTGGTTCTACACTTATTCCAGTAAATTCAACAGTTTCTGTTTCTACGGATACGTTAGCAGTTCCATTTCTTACAGTAGGGTGAATAGGTACTCCCTCAACGCCTATTAATTCTACATTCTCAAGAGTGAGCTCATACTGCCCACCAGGCACATTGTCGAATTGGAAGGTAGCTAATGAACCAGATCCTTCAAATCCTGTATCTACCTCATTAAGTGCAATACTATAGCTTCGTCTTGTTAGTCCTTCATCATGAATAATTTCATCATTGATTTCAAGCTGTGCATCTGGATTATGTGCCTGTTGATGCTGCTCGAATTGAGGGCTAGGAGATACAGCTACGTTAGCTAAGCTCGAGTCATAGATTAGATCAAAGCTAGCTGCATATACTTCTCTTGACACTCCAAACCTAACGTCAAGCTCAAAGCTATCATTCTCTTGTATTTGGCTAGGAGTGGCCTGTATGCTCACTTGATCTTCCTCTACTACATCAAACTCAACCTCAAGGACTTCACTTGGAACATCCTTCCCATTATCTACTAGATCATAGACATAGAGTTCAAGCGTATTTGTCCCACTTACTAATGGAACTTCAACTTCAAAGAGTCCCTGATCATCTATCCAGCCATTTACCTGGTTTAAACCAGATCCATGATCATACATGACAGCTATGAAAATAACATCATTATACGTAAATGGAGTGTTTTCAACTTTTACTAATTCTTCGACAAGTAAATCGTAATCAATTTGTCCTCTAAGTGTTGCTGTTTGATCATCATAGTCTATCTCTATATTAGAATCCATTGTATACTCAGGTGCTTCCCTATCTACAATAAACGAAACAGCAGATTGTGTTTCTGGCACTTCCTTATCGATATCTTCAGTCCTTACCCATGGCACCATTTTGTAATAGCCATCATCAAGCGTTAATTCTGTACCCGCTCTGACGTATTTTCCATCCCACT
This genomic stretch from Bacillus horti harbors:
- a CDS encoding nucleotidyltransferase substrate binding protein, producing the protein MSKFEVKLTNFYKALQRLREAVKEFQQAGATDVVRDGLIQRFEFTYELSWKTTKEYLESIGLVDRNSPKAVIKEAYAQKLIEDEDQWILMLHDRNMTSHVYNEELAEEIASRIANIYVNEFQQLLDKISKL
- a CDS encoding nucleotidyltransferase domain-containing protein, which gives rise to MEDTVLKEICAVARRYGIKEDIVLFGSRARGDHSAVSDYDIAVFQNTLNAKEKALFYMDLEDIETLKKIDVVFINEQTDKELLKSIEKEGVSLHE